One genomic window of Arachis hypogaea cultivar Tifrunner chromosome 8, arahy.Tifrunner.gnm2.J5K5, whole genome shotgun sequence includes the following:
- the LOC112706671 gene encoding transcription initiation factor IIA large subunit isoform X2 gives MAATATTSQVYVNVIDDVVTKVRDEFINNGGPGEEVLKELQALWESKMIQAGVVVAPIERSNGAKPTPGGPITPVHDLNVPYEGNEEYETPTAEMLFPPTPLQTPMLTPLPGTVDNSMYNIPTGPSDYTSGNDTGGSADIKGGQSSPYVQQQSPSPWMNQRPSLDVNVAYDEGREEAQRGTSNQPLTQEFFTASMGKRKRDDLSSHYNNADGYIPQQDGAGDSASGVFEIEVCGGRISINAHQTTSREKMSANTERPTSGIPQLDGPIPFDDDMLSTPNIYNYEGVLSEDYNIANTPAPPEVPVSTPALIAQNEVANDNEEEDDDDDEPLNENDDDDDFDDLDQGEDQHTHHLVLAQFDKVTRTKSRWKCTLKDGIMHINNKDILFNKATGEFDF, from the exons ATGGCGGCCACCGCAACCACCAGCCAGGTCTACGTCAACGTTATCGACGATGTTGTCACCAAGGTTCGCGACGAGTTCATCAACAACGGTGGCCCCGGCGAGGAAGTTCTCAAGGAGCTCCAAGCT TTGTGGGAATCAAAGATGATACAAGCTGGTGTTGTTGTTGCTCCCATAGAAAGGTCCAATGGAGCTAAACCAACGCCAGGTGGTCCAATTACTCCGGTTCATGATCTTAATGTGCCTTATGAAGGGAATGAAGAGTACGAAACTCCTACTGCTGAAATGCTTTTTCCCCCT ACGCCTCTACAAACTCCAATGCTAACCCCGTTACCAGGAACCGTGGATAACTCTATGTATAACATCCCTACTGGACCGAGCGACTACACTTCTGGAAATGATACAGGAGGAAGTGCTGATATAAAAGGAGGACAATCTAGTCCATACGTG CAACAGCAGTCTCCCTCACCCTGGATGAACCAGAGGCCTTCACTTGACGTTAATGTTG CTTACGATGAAGGACGGGAAGAGGCACAAAGAGGAACTTCTAATCAACCTCTGACACAG GAATTCTTCACAGCCTCCATGGGAAAGCGAAAACGCGACGATTTGTCTTCACATTATAACAATGCTGATGGATATATACCCCAGCAGGATGGGGCTGGAGATTCTGCATCTGGAGTTTTCGAAATTGAG GTATGTGGAGGGAGAATCTCCATTAATGCACATCAAACTACTTCTAGAGAGAAAATGTCAGCTAACACAGAGAGGCCAACTTCTGGGATTCCACAACTTGATGGACCAATTCCTTTTGATGATGATATGCTTTCTACTCCTAAT ATATACAACTATGAAGGAGTGTTGAGTGAAGACTACAACATTGCAAATACGCCAGCTCCTCCTG AGGTACCAGTAAGCACCCCTGCTCTCATTGCTCAAAATGAGGTGGcaaatgataatgaagaagaagacgatgatgatgatgagccattaaatgagaatgatgatgatgatgattttgatgatctGGACCAAGGAGAGGATCAACATACACATCATCTTGTTTTGGCCCAGTTTGACAAG GTGACACGTACAAAGAGCCGGTGGAAATGCACACTAAAGGATGGCATCATGCACATAAATAATAAGGACATTCTCTTCAATAAG GCTACAGGGGAATTTGATTTCTGA
- the LOC112706671 gene encoding transcription initiation factor IIA large subunit isoform X4: MAATATTSQVYVNVIDDVVTKVRDEFINNGGPGEEVLKELQALWESKMIQAGVVVAPIERSNGAKPTPGGPITPVHDLNVPYEGNEEYETPTAEMLFPPTPLQTPMLTPLPGTVDNSMYNIPTGPSDYTSGNDTGGSADIKGGQSSPYVQQQSPSPWMNQRPSLDVNVAYDEGREEAQRGTSNQPLTQEFFTASMGKRKRDDLSSHYNNADGYIPQQDGAGDSASGVFEIEVCGGRISINAHQTTSREKMSANTERPTSGIPQLDGPIPFDDDMLSTPNIYNYEGVLSEDYNIANTPAPPVSTPALIAQNEVANDNEEEDDDDDEPLNENDDDDDFDDLDQGEDQHTHHLVLAQFDKVTRTKSRWKCTLKDGIMHINNKDILFNKATGEFDF, translated from the exons ATGGCGGCCACCGCAACCACCAGCCAGGTCTACGTCAACGTTATCGACGATGTTGTCACCAAGGTTCGCGACGAGTTCATCAACAACGGTGGCCCCGGCGAGGAAGTTCTCAAGGAGCTCCAAGCT TTGTGGGAATCAAAGATGATACAAGCTGGTGTTGTTGTTGCTCCCATAGAAAGGTCCAATGGAGCTAAACCAACGCCAGGTGGTCCAATTACTCCGGTTCATGATCTTAATGTGCCTTATGAAGGGAATGAAGAGTACGAAACTCCTACTGCTGAAATGCTTTTTCCCCCT ACGCCTCTACAAACTCCAATGCTAACCCCGTTACCAGGAACCGTGGATAACTCTATGTATAACATCCCTACTGGACCGAGCGACTACACTTCTGGAAATGATACAGGAGGAAGTGCTGATATAAAAGGAGGACAATCTAGTCCATACGTG CAACAGCAGTCTCCCTCACCCTGGATGAACCAGAGGCCTTCACTTGACGTTAATGTTG CTTACGATGAAGGACGGGAAGAGGCACAAAGAGGAACTTCTAATCAACCTCTGACACAG GAATTCTTCACAGCCTCCATGGGAAAGCGAAAACGCGACGATTTGTCTTCACATTATAACAATGCTGATGGATATATACCCCAGCAGGATGGGGCTGGAGATTCTGCATCTGGAGTTTTCGAAATTGAG GTATGTGGAGGGAGAATCTCCATTAATGCACATCAAACTACTTCTAGAGAGAAAATGTCAGCTAACACAGAGAGGCCAACTTCTGGGATTCCACAACTTGATGGACCAATTCCTTTTGATGATGATATGCTTTCTACTCCTAAT ATATACAACTATGAAGGAGTGTTGAGTGAAGACTACAACATTGCAAATACGCCAGCTCCTCCTG TAAGCACCCCTGCTCTCATTGCTCAAAATGAGGTGGcaaatgataatgaagaagaagacgatgatgatgatgagccattaaatgagaatgatgatgatgatgattttgatgatctGGACCAAGGAGAGGATCAACATACACATCATCTTGTTTTGGCCCAGTTTGACAAG GTGACACGTACAAAGAGCCGGTGGAAATGCACACTAAAGGATGGCATCATGCACATAAATAATAAGGACATTCTCTTCAATAAG GCTACAGGGGAATTTGATTTCTGA
- the LOC112706671 gene encoding transcription initiation factor IIA large subunit isoform X1: MAATATTSQVYVNVIDDVVTKVRDEFINNGGPGEEVLKELQALWESKMIQAGVVVAPIERSNGAKPTPGGPITPVHDLNVPYEGNEEYETPTAEMLFPPTPLQTPMLTPLPGTVDNSMYNIPTGPSDYTSGNDTGGSADIKGGQSSPYVQQQSPSPWMNQRPSLDVNVAYDEGREEAQRGTSNQPLTQEFFTASMGKRKRDDLSSHYNNADGYIPQQDGAGDSASGVFEIEVCGGRISINAHQTTSREKMSANTERPTSGIPQLDGPIPFDDDMLSTPNIYNYEGVLSEDYNIANTPAPPEVPVSTPALIAQNEVANDNEEEDDDDDEPLNENDDDDDFDDLDQGEDQHTHHLVLAQFDKVTRTKSRWKCTLKDGIMHINNKDILFNKVPLSLRRNK; this comes from the exons ATGGCGGCCACCGCAACCACCAGCCAGGTCTACGTCAACGTTATCGACGATGTTGTCACCAAGGTTCGCGACGAGTTCATCAACAACGGTGGCCCCGGCGAGGAAGTTCTCAAGGAGCTCCAAGCT TTGTGGGAATCAAAGATGATACAAGCTGGTGTTGTTGTTGCTCCCATAGAAAGGTCCAATGGAGCTAAACCAACGCCAGGTGGTCCAATTACTCCGGTTCATGATCTTAATGTGCCTTATGAAGGGAATGAAGAGTACGAAACTCCTACTGCTGAAATGCTTTTTCCCCCT ACGCCTCTACAAACTCCAATGCTAACCCCGTTACCAGGAACCGTGGATAACTCTATGTATAACATCCCTACTGGACCGAGCGACTACACTTCTGGAAATGATACAGGAGGAAGTGCTGATATAAAAGGAGGACAATCTAGTCCATACGTG CAACAGCAGTCTCCCTCACCCTGGATGAACCAGAGGCCTTCACTTGACGTTAATGTTG CTTACGATGAAGGACGGGAAGAGGCACAAAGAGGAACTTCTAATCAACCTCTGACACAG GAATTCTTCACAGCCTCCATGGGAAAGCGAAAACGCGACGATTTGTCTTCACATTATAACAATGCTGATGGATATATACCCCAGCAGGATGGGGCTGGAGATTCTGCATCTGGAGTTTTCGAAATTGAG GTATGTGGAGGGAGAATCTCCATTAATGCACATCAAACTACTTCTAGAGAGAAAATGTCAGCTAACACAGAGAGGCCAACTTCTGGGATTCCACAACTTGATGGACCAATTCCTTTTGATGATGATATGCTTTCTACTCCTAAT ATATACAACTATGAAGGAGTGTTGAGTGAAGACTACAACATTGCAAATACGCCAGCTCCTCCTG AGGTACCAGTAAGCACCCCTGCTCTCATTGCTCAAAATGAGGTGGcaaatgataatgaagaagaagacgatgatgatgatgagccattaaatgagaatgatgatgatgatgattttgatgatctGGACCAAGGAGAGGATCAACATACACATCATCTTGTTTTGGCCCAGTTTGACAAG GTGACACGTACAAAGAGCCGGTGGAAATGCACACTAAAGGATGGCATCATGCACATAAATAATAAGGACATTCTCTTCAATAAGGTACCTTTGTCTTTAAGGAGAAACAAATAA
- the LOC112706671 gene encoding transcription initiation factor IIA large subunit isoform X3, producing MAATATTSQVYVNVIDDVVTKVRDEFINNGGPGEEVLKELQALWESKMIQAGVVVAPIERSNGAKPTPGGPITPVHDLNVPYEGNEEYETPTAEMLFPPTPLQTPMLTPLPGTVDNSMYNIPTGPSDYTSGNDTGGSADIKGGQSSPYVQQQSPSPWMNQRPSLDVNVAYDEGREEAQRGTSNQPLTQEFFTASMGKRKRDDLSSHYNNADGYIPQQDGAGDSASGVFEIEVCGGRISINAHQTTSREKMSANTERPTSGIPQLDGPIPFDDDMLSTPNIYNYEGVLSEDYNIANTPAPPVSTPALIAQNEVANDNEEEDDDDDEPLNENDDDDDFDDLDQGEDQHTHHLVLAQFDKVTRTKSRWKCTLKDGIMHINNKDILFNKVPLSLRRNK from the exons ATGGCGGCCACCGCAACCACCAGCCAGGTCTACGTCAACGTTATCGACGATGTTGTCACCAAGGTTCGCGACGAGTTCATCAACAACGGTGGCCCCGGCGAGGAAGTTCTCAAGGAGCTCCAAGCT TTGTGGGAATCAAAGATGATACAAGCTGGTGTTGTTGTTGCTCCCATAGAAAGGTCCAATGGAGCTAAACCAACGCCAGGTGGTCCAATTACTCCGGTTCATGATCTTAATGTGCCTTATGAAGGGAATGAAGAGTACGAAACTCCTACTGCTGAAATGCTTTTTCCCCCT ACGCCTCTACAAACTCCAATGCTAACCCCGTTACCAGGAACCGTGGATAACTCTATGTATAACATCCCTACTGGACCGAGCGACTACACTTCTGGAAATGATACAGGAGGAAGTGCTGATATAAAAGGAGGACAATCTAGTCCATACGTG CAACAGCAGTCTCCCTCACCCTGGATGAACCAGAGGCCTTCACTTGACGTTAATGTTG CTTACGATGAAGGACGGGAAGAGGCACAAAGAGGAACTTCTAATCAACCTCTGACACAG GAATTCTTCACAGCCTCCATGGGAAAGCGAAAACGCGACGATTTGTCTTCACATTATAACAATGCTGATGGATATATACCCCAGCAGGATGGGGCTGGAGATTCTGCATCTGGAGTTTTCGAAATTGAG GTATGTGGAGGGAGAATCTCCATTAATGCACATCAAACTACTTCTAGAGAGAAAATGTCAGCTAACACAGAGAGGCCAACTTCTGGGATTCCACAACTTGATGGACCAATTCCTTTTGATGATGATATGCTTTCTACTCCTAAT ATATACAACTATGAAGGAGTGTTGAGTGAAGACTACAACATTGCAAATACGCCAGCTCCTCCTG TAAGCACCCCTGCTCTCATTGCTCAAAATGAGGTGGcaaatgataatgaagaagaagacgatgatgatgatgagccattaaatgagaatgatgatgatgatgattttgatgatctGGACCAAGGAGAGGATCAACATACACATCATCTTGTTTTGGCCCAGTTTGACAAG GTGACACGTACAAAGAGCCGGTGGAAATGCACACTAAAGGATGGCATCATGCACATAAATAATAAGGACATTCTCTTCAATAAGGTACCTTTGTCTTTAAGGAGAAACAAATAA
- the LOC112706672 gene encoding pentatricopeptide repeat-containing protein At3g09040, mitochondrial-like, whose translation MSCRVSTLCRLLHRKPPVLVLSRPSTTHVSHHSDTDQDHAFLCIYCQIFGYKRKPLDPTRLELLPHLRSDPLSSPLLLNKFVSVCAKSLLLDVGIQLHASIVKLGFSSNVHIGSALISMYCKCGVVSEAQKLFDEITEKNVVVWNSLICGYLQVKCPLISVNLFMDMLKLGIDPAPLTMSAVLVACSQMEAYELGTQLHSLCLKVEFDHNVILGTNMIDVYSKCRDLEASRRVFDHMVERNVITWTSMVSGYAQNNQPEKAMVLIREMLRLGFNPNHVTYNSLLSSFSTHDHLDNCRQIHCCVIREGFEANEYVVVTLMTVYSECNGSLDDFWKACSGISKWDKVSLNALIAGLSNLGYGEEALIRYSLMREAGIETDHFVFSSILNSAGIISALNDGKKIHALILKYGYASNLNLQNGLVSMYARCGNISDSKKAFSSMDSHDVISWNSLLSGYAHHGHGKEAVELFEKMKSSEIKPNDTTFLAVLTACSHVGMLDKGLQYFELMMNDKTLAPPRMEHYAIIVDLLGRYEYLPEAESIINKMPIEAGPSTYKSLLNACRIHGNKEIALRSAEKLLKLYPDDPATYILLSNILHDRGNWADGAGVRKLMYVRGLAKNPGYSWI comes from the coding sequence ATGAGTTGCAGGGTCTCTACCCTCTGCCGCTTACTCCACCGAAAACCACCGGTTTTGGTGCTCTCGCGACCATCAACCACCCACGTTTCACATCACAGCGACACCGATCAAGACCATGCCTTTTTGTGCATTTACTGCCAAATCTTTGGTTACAAACGAAAGCCATTAGACCCCACTCGTTTGGAACTCTTGCCCCATTTGCGAAGTGACCCATTatcctctcctcttcttcttaaCAAGTTTGTATCCGTTTGCGCAAAGTCGCTTCTTCTTGATGTGGGTATTCAGCTGCATGCATCCATTGTCAAGTTGGGATTTTCTTCTAACGTTCATATAGGCAGTGCTCTCATTAGTATGTACTGCAAATGTGGTGTTGTATCTGAGGCTCAGAAACTGTTCGATGAAATCACTGAGAAGAATGTGGTTGTTTGGAATTCCTTGATTTGTGGGTATTTACAAGTTAAGTGCCCTTTGATATCTGTAAATTTGTTTATGGATATGCTTAAGTTGGGGATCGATCCTGCGCCATTGACCATGTCAGCTGTTCTGGTAGCTTGCTCCCAAATGGAAGCTTATGAGCTGGGAACTCAGCTGCATAGTTTGTGTTTGAAAGTGGAGTTTGACCATAATGTTATCCTTGGTACGAATATGATTGATGTGTATTCAAAGTGCCGGGACCTGGAAGCGTCGAGGAGAGTTTTCGATCATATGGTGGAGAGAAATGTTATAACTTGGACTTCCATGGTTTCTGGATATGCCCAAAACAATCAACCAGAAAAGGCAATGGTTTTGATTAGAGAAATGCTGCGTTTAGGTTTTAATCCTAATCATGTCACTTACAATAGTTTGCTGAGTTCATTTTCCACGCATGACCATTTGGATAACTGCAGGCAAATTCATTGTTGTGTAATCAGAGAAGGTTTTGAAGCTAATGAATATGTTGTGGTCACCCTCATGACTGTTTACTCAGAATGTAATGGCAGCTTGGATGACTTTTGGAAAGCTTGCTCTGGTATTAGTAAATGGGACAAGGTTTCTTTGAACGCACTCATTGCTGGTCTCTCAAATTTAGGATATGGAGAAGAAGCATTGATCCGTTATTCATTAATGCGGGAAGCAGGCATTGAAACAGACCATTTTGTATTTTCAAGCATTCTCAACTCTGCAGGGATTATTTCGGCCCTGAATGATGGGAAAAAGATCCATGCTCTAATTCTCAAATATGGGTATGCTTCAAATTTGAATTTGCAAAATGGGCTTGTTTCAATGTATGCTAGATGTGGCAATATCAGTGATTCAAAGAAAGCGTTTTCGTCCATGGATAGCCATGATGTTATTTCCTGGAATTCACTTTTGTCAGGATATGCCCATCATGGTCATGGCAAGGAGGCTGTTGAACTGTTTGAGAAAATGAAAAGTAGTGAAATCAAACCCAACGATACCACCTTCTTGGCTGTTCTCACAGCCTGTAGCCATGTTGGCATGCTGGATAAAGGACTGCAATATTTTGAGTTGATGATGAATGATAAGACACTTGCCCCTCCGAGAATGGAACATTATGCTATAATTGTTGATCTTCTTGGCCGGTATGAATATCTTCCCGAAGCAGAGTCGATTATTAACAAAATGCCAATAGAAGCAGGGCCATCTACCTACAAAAGTTTGCTAAATGCTTGTCGAATTCATGGAAATAAAGAAATTGCTCTACGCTCTGCTGAAAAACTTCTGAAGCTGTACCCTGATGATCCTGCAACTTACATACTTCTATCAAATATATTGCATGACAGGGGTAATTGGGCTGATGGAGCAGGTGTACGGAAGCTTATGTATGTAAGAGGACTTGCAAAAAACCCTGGTTACAGTTGGATTTGA
- the LOC112706673 gene encoding protein TOC75, chloroplastic: MSSFTPPNSLSGGPLSTPVATRRRLNNLPPPSTVNCTLPSSHDPNANAKPSRRNTNLIKTLSKTIAISSAASLLLHPFLPVDSGIGGGINGGTNGGNGGGGGGWFGGNGGAGGGDGNGGFWSRIFAPSNAIADESPSQDWDKHGLPANIVVQLNKLSGFKRYKVSDIQFFDRNRRTRVGTEDSFFEMVSLRPGGTYTKSQLQKELETLATCGMFEKVDLEGKTNPDGTIGVTVSFTESTWQQAEKFRCINVGLMPQTKPIEMDPDMTDKERLEYYRSQERDYKERIKGARPCLLPISVHREIQDMLRDQGTVSARLLQRIRDRVQKWYHDEGYACAQVVNFGNLNTQEVVCEVVEGDITQLDIQFQDKLGNVVEGNTQVPVVQRELPRQLRPGHTFNIEAGKQALRNINSLALFSNIEVNPRPDEKNDGGIIVEIKLKELEQKTAEVSTEWGIVPGRGGRPTLASLQPGGTVTFEHRNLQGLNRSLTGSITTSNFFNPQDDLAFKLEYAHPYLDGVYYARNRTLRVSCFNSRKLSPVFTGGPGVDEVPPIWVDRAGVKANITENFTRQSKFTYGLVMEEITTRDESSHICSNGQRILPSGGISADGPPTTLSGTGIDRMAFLQANITRDNTRFVNGAVVGERNVFQVDQGLGIGSQFPFFNRHQLTLTRFLPLMSVEEGAGKPPPPVLVLHSHYGGCVGDLPSYDAFTLGGPYSVRGYNMGEIGAARNILELAAELRIPIKGTHVYAFAEHGNDLGSSKNVKGNPTEVYRRMGHGSSYGVGLKLGLVRAEYAIDHNSGTGALFFRFGERF, from the exons ATGTCTTCCTTCACTCCTCCCAATAGCCTCAGTGGCGGCCCTCTTTCTACTCCCGTCGCCACCCGCCGCCGTCTCAACAACCTTCCGCCTCCCTCCACTGTCAATTGCACCCTACCTTCCTCCCATGACCCGAACGCAAACGCAAAACCCTCTCGCCGCAACACCAACCTCATCAAAACCCTATCCAAAACCATTGCCATCTCCTCTGCCGCATCACTTCTCCTCCACCCCTTCCTTCCTGTCGATTCGGGCATAGGTGGAGGCATTAACGGCGGAACTAATGGCGGCAACGGCGGTGGTGGAGGTGGATGGTTCGGCGGCAATGGAGGAGCGGGAGGAGGAGACGGAAATGGAGGCTTCTGGTCCCGAATCTTTGCTCCCTCGAACGCCATTGCCGATGAATCTCCGTCGCAGGATTGGGACAAACACGGCCTTCCGGCAAACATCGTGGTTCAGCTGAACAAGCTCAGTGGCTTCAAGAGATACAAGGTTTCGGATATTCAGTTCTTCGATCGGAATCGAAGAACAAGGGTTGGAACTGAAGATTCATTCTTCGAAATGGTTTCTCTTCGCCCCGGTGGCACATACACAAAATCGCAGCTTCAGAAGGAGCTTGAAACCCTTGCAACCTGTGGCATGTTCGAGAAGGTTGATCTCGAAGGGAAGACAAACCCTGATGGAACAATTGGGGTCACAGTTTCTTTCACTGAGAGCACTTGGCAGCAAGCAGAGAAGTTCAGGTGCATCAATGTTGGGTTAATGCCTCAAACTAAGCCTATTGAGATGGATCCTGATATGACTGATAAGGAGAGGTTGGAGTACTATAGGAGCCAAGAGAGGGACTACAAGGAGAGGATCAAAGGGGCAAGGCCATGTCTTTTGCCAATCTCGGTTCATAGGGAGATTCAGGATATGCTGAGGGACCAAGGGACTGTGAGTGCTAGGTTGCTGCAGAGGATAAGGGACAGGGTCCAGAAGTGGTACCATGATGAAGGATATGCTTGTGCCCAAGTGGTTAATTTCGGGAACCTTAACACCCAAGAAGTTGTTTGTGAAGTTGTGGAAGGCGATATCACGCAGTTGGATATACAGTTCCAGGACAAGCTTGGCAATGTTGTTGAAGGTAACACTCAGGTGCCAGTGGTACAAAGAGAGCTCCCTAGACAG CTACGCCCAGGTCACACCTTTAACATTGAAGCAGGGAAGCAGGCTTTAAGAAACATAAATTCCCTTGCATTGTTTTCAAATATTGAGGTGAACCCACGGCCCGATGAGAAGAATGATGGAGGCATAATTGttgaaattaagctaaaagagTTAGAGCAGAAGACAGCTGAAGTCAGTACCGAGTGGGGTATTGTCCCAGGAAGAGGAGGGCGCCCTACCTTG GCTTCACTTCAGCCGGGTGGAACTGTTACCTTTGAACATCGGAATTTGCAAGGATTGAATAGATCGTTAACTGGTTCTATAACAACCAGTAACTTCTTCAATCCTCAG GATGATCTTGCATTCAAGCTAGAGTACGCGCATCCATATCTGGATGGTGTATATTATGCACGCAACAGGACTCTCCGTGTAAGCTGTTTCAATAGTCGAAAGCTGAGTCCAGTATTCACTGGGGGACCAGGGGTGGATGAAGTGCCCCCAATATGGGTTGATCGAGCTGGTGTTAAAGCTAATATTACAGAG AATTTCACACGGCAGAGTAAATTCACTTATGGGCTTGTAATGGAAGAGATAACAACACGTGATGAAAGTAGTCATATATGTTCAAATGGTCAAAGAATATTACCTAGTGGAGGAATTAGTGCAGATGGACCTCCAACCACTCTCAGTGGGACTGGCATTGATCGCATGGCATTTTTACAGGCAAATATCACGCGCGACAACACACGTTTTGTGAATGGTGCTGTTGTTGGAGAAAGAAATGTGTTCCAG GTGGATCAAGGTCTTGGCATCGGTAGCCAGTTCCCCTTTTTTAATCGTCACCAGCTTACTCTAACACGATTTCTCCCGTTGATGTCTGTGGAGGAAGGTGCCGGCAAGCCACCACCACCAGTGCTTGTCCTCCACAGCCACTACGGTGGGTGTGTAGGTGACCTTCCAAGTTACGATGCTTTCACTCTTGGTGGTCCCTATTCTGTGAGGGGTTACAACATGGGTGAGATTGGAGCAGCCAGAAATATCCTTGAG CTTGCAGCTGAGCTAAGGATACCCATTAAAGGTACACATGTGTATGCTTTTGCTGAACATGGCAATGATCTTGGTAGTTCGAAGAATGTCAAAGGGAATCCTACAGAAGTATACAGGCGAATGGGTCATGGGTCGTCTTATGGTGTTGGTCTCAAGCTTGGTTTGGTCAGAGCAGAATATGCCATTGATCATAACTCAGGAACTGGTGCTTTATTTTTCCGTTTTGGAGAGAGGTTTTGA